Proteins from a genomic interval of Arachis hypogaea cultivar Tifrunner chromosome 10, arahy.Tifrunner.gnm2.J5K5, whole genome shotgun sequence:
- the LOC112716444 gene encoding divinyl chlorophyllide a 8-vinyl-reductase, chloroplastic — MSLCFSSNLITLHSPKHQNLFINFSSEPSQCFKLFRISSTTPSTKSFKPIKFSNQRFKLYASLTQSQAVEATQSSFRDKSPKDVNVLVVGSTGYIGKFVVKELVRRGFNVVAIARERSGIRGKNDKDETLAQLRGANVCFSDVTNLNTFEESLKNLGFSFDVVVSCLASRSGGVKDSWKIDYEATRNSLVAGKKFGASHFVLLSAICVQKPLLEFQRAKLKFEAELMKEAEEGGFTYSIVRPTAFFKSLGGQVELVKDGKPYVMFGDGKLCACKPISEPDLASFIVDCVMSEDKINRVLPIGGPGKALTPLEQGEMLFKLLGKEPKFLKVPIGIMDFAIGVLDFLVKVFPSLEDAAEFGKIGRYYAAESMLILDPETGEYSDEKTPSYGNDTLEEFFARVLREGMAGQELGEQTIF; from the coding sequence ATGTCCCTTTGTTTCTCTTCCAACTTGATCACACTCCATTCACCAAAGCATCAAAACCTTTTCATAAACTTCTCTTCAGAGCCTTCTCAATGCTTTAAGCTATTCCGGATAAGCTCAACTACTCCTTCAACAAAATCCTTTAAACCCATCAAATTTAgcaatcaaagattcaaactttatgCTTCTCTGACACAATCTCAAGCTGTTGAGGCCACCCAATCCTCATTTAGGGACAAGAGTCCCAAAGATGTTAATGTTTTGGTGGTGGGATCAACTGGGTATATTGGAAAATTTGTGGTGAAAGAATTGGTAAGAAGGGGTTTTAATGTTGTGGCTATTGCTAGGGAGAGGAGTGGAATTAGGGGCAAAAATGACAAAGATGAGACCTTGGCTCAGTTAAGAGGTGCCAATGTGTGCTTCTCAGATGTTACCAATTTGAATACTTTTGAGGAATCTCTGAAAAATTTAGGGTTTTCATTTGATGTTGTTGTGTCATGCCTTGCAAGTAGGAGTGGTGgagtgaaggattcatggaagaTTGATTATGAGGCAACAAGGAATAGCCTTGTTGCTGGTAAGAAATTTGGTGCTTCACATTTTGTGCTGCTTTCTGCAATTTGTGTGCAGAAGCCTCTCCTTGAGTTCCAGCGCGCCAAGCTGAAATTCGAGGCAGAGTTAATGAAGGAAGCTGAAGAGGGTGGATTCACTTATAGCATAGTTAGGCCTACTGCATTTTTTAAGAGTTTGGGTGGTCAGGTTGAGTTGGTGAAGGATGGGAAGCCTTATGTGATGTTTGGAGACGGGAAATTATGCGCTTGTAAGCCGATTAGCGAGCCGGATTTGGCCTCTTTCATTGTGGATTGTGTGATGAGTGAGGACAAGATCAACAGGGTGTTACCAATTGGGGGGCCAGGGAAGGCACTGACTCCATTGGAGCAAGGGGAGATGTTGTTTAAGCTCTTGGGAAAGGAGCCTAAGTTCTTGAAGGTTCCAATAGGGATAATGGACTTTGCCATTGGTGTTCTTGACTTTCTGGTTAAGGTATTTCCTTCGCTGGAAGATGCAGCCGAGTTTGGGAAAATTGGAAGGTACTATGCGGCCGAGAGTATGTTGATTTTGGATCCGGAGACAGGAGAATATAGCGATGAGAAGACGCCGAGCTATGGAAATGATACATTGGAGGAGTTTTTCGCAAGGGTGCTAAGGGAGGGAATGGCTGGTCAAGAACTAGGTGAGCAAACAATATTTTAA